The sequence gaacgcacccttatcCTAAAAAAACTTATGATTTTAGTTTAAGGGTTAATGATACAGTTTTTATCCACTTTCAAATCGCAAGACAAAATACACgctataaaagaaaattataaaatttacgTACTTAATTTAGCTTGAAATgacttactccctccgtccacgaaataacttcctatctttcctttttggacgtccacaaaaaaactttcattttttatttttggattatactccaccacttataattacttatttttcatttttcacaacttccaatacactcaaaaactttttcttcaatctcaatacactcaataacttttttccttaaaactcgtgtcactccctcttaGAAAGTCCTTTCGTgaatgaagggagtattattttgcttttattcttgttttcttttcttttaattaaacatattttgCAAAAGAAGATCTTAATGGGTTGATGTCTAACATTAAATAGGTGGTCTGCCATAGCAGCAGAATTACCTGGAAGAACAGACCACGAAATAAAGAACTACTGGCATGCACATCACAAGAATTATCGTGATCAAAGCAAACCTAGTAAATCATCAGACCAAGAGCTTTCAAGCTGCAGTAGTGTAGTTACTTCCTCTGTTGCTCCAAAATTAAGCCACATCTCACCTCTTCAATTATTCATTTTGGAATCCAATGATTCATCCACGCAACAAAATTGCTCCAACGTATCAGCCATCACCACTCAAAATTCTGATGGATTTCATGATACTTTCTGGACCCAGCCATTCATGGTTGAAACAGATTCCGACTATGATtatgattttagggttttttCTCCTCTCTTCCATACCTGACTCATACATGTTGTAGcaataacaaattaaattagttgTAACGAATAACATTCTTTTATATAATTGTGAAAGATCGATCTAACGTCCATGatcttgttatatatataatctcGTTATGGATGACATTTTTAATTTCATGTGAATATATGGTGTATGCATGTTGATGAAATGAAACAGAACAACCGTGGTTTTCCCTTCTCATCGTTAAAgggaaaaaatgaaatgtatatGTGCCTAATTTAAAAGTGTATAAATAATACCAACACTATCAATAACACAAGAATTGAACGTTTGCTGATTTTTCTTGGTGATGAGTATATAAGCTCTTATACAGTAAGAAAAAATTAAAGTCTAAAACATAAGTACAAGTTATAATGACAGTGATCAATGCCGAATTCCGTATATAACAGGTAATTCTTAATTATCACCATTCAAATGCAACCGAAAATCAGAAGATCGCTGCCTAATTTCGGAGATTAAGTCTGAGTTTCTGATCTTTGTTGCAATGGTTTTGGTTTTCACCATCTTTAACTCCTCCAACTTTCTCATCTCCCCAATCTCTTCCGGAAGGTATGGACAATTCCTGATCTCTAAATACTTGAGATTTGACAGTCTACCTTCTCCAACTTCAAATTCTCTCACATTCCGCAGGTCTTGCATGCACAAGACCTCAAGGTGATTCATGTATTTCGAGATCACCCATTTCTTCACCAATGTATGAGTTTTGCAATTTGAGGTGCCTAAGGACAGGTAACGTCGCGGCTAGTATTGGCATGGGGGTCTTCATCAAGACAGCTATTAACCAACGTCAACGATTCAAGTAATCGAGGGAAATTAGAGGCACATGGTAACATGGGAAGGATCGGAGCCCTTC comes from Salvia miltiorrhiza cultivar Shanhuang (shh) chromosome 3, IMPLAD_Smil_shh, whole genome shotgun sequence and encodes:
- the LOC131017164 gene encoding transcription factor MYB30-like; amino-acid sequence: MVKRTYVDKNGTRKGAWTEEEDHKLRAYVERFGHSNWRLLPNSAGLNRCGKSCRLRWMNHLKPGLKRGGFTQEEKDLIEKLHHQHGNKWSAIAAELPGRTDHEIKNYWHAHHKNYRDQSKPSKSSDQELSSCSSVVTSSVAPKLSHISPLQLFILESNDSSTQQNCSNVSAITTQNSDGFHDTFWTQPFMVETDSDYDYDFRVFSPLFHT